A DNA window from Brassica napus cultivar Da-Ae chromosome C1, Da-Ae, whole genome shotgun sequence contains the following coding sequences:
- the LOC106404194 gene encoding E3 ubiquitin-protein ligase CIP8-like, giving the protein MASTMKPCPITNLEEEAEDGGAAVERSIFTQDDESTSVFVCDSPPFHDRDIDCDPYFPFAGHPISDSGSDSELDPYTCPIDFFDRETSEGVYLGSGGLTGDDFNVWGFYEPKEEEEEREIVLGSRCESGSGSDQQPGLRVTGLDSDSDYEDDVFNFTSGESENVANESGRVEVVTGLPPVWDYDLGDENEEWEEVRNAINWTVRAFSSSEEEEELSSQSRDDHEEEEEEEDHELDWQVLITINNVVNYIEQAEGITIISGDMDPSYYMYLASLGDGDAADDVILGHMFDNEAGVRGNPPAAKRVVEDLPVVELTVEEGDVVCAVCKDEMVLEEEVKRLPCRHLYHGECITPWLGIRNTCPVCRFELPTDDLECERHRGSQRSNTSFFLAG; this is encoded by the coding sequence ATGGCGTCGACGATGAAGCCATGTCCCATAACCAACCTCGAAGAAGAGGCGGAGGACGGCGGCGCAGCCGTAGAACGTTCGATCTTTACACAGGATGACGAGTCTACGAGCGTATTCGTCTGCGACTCTCCTCCGTTCCACGACAGGGACATCGATTGCGATCCTTATTTCCCTTTCGCAGGCCACCCGATTTCAGATTCCGGATCGGATTCAGAGCTCGATCCGTACACATGTCCCATCGATTTCTTCGATCGAGAGACCTCCGAGGGGGTGTACTTAGGATCTGGAGGACTTACGGGCGATGATTTCAATGTATGGGGCTTTTATGAAcctaaggaagaagaagaggagagggAGATAGTCTTGGGGAGTAGATGCGAGTCCGGATCCGGGTCGGATCAGCAACCCGGGCTTCGAGTGACCGGTCTCGATTCGGATTCCGATTACGAAGATGACGTGTTTAATTTCACCTCCGGGGAGAGTGAGAATGTGGCGAATGAGTCGGGTCGGGTCGAGGTTGTTACGGGTCTACCTCCGGTTTGGGATTACGACTTGGGTGATGAAAATGAAGAGTGGGAGGAGGTGCGGAACGCTATTAACTGGACGGTTAGAGCTTTTAGTAGttccgaagaagaagaagagttatcTTCGCAATCGAGAGATGAtcatgaagaggaagaagaagaagaagatcatgaGCTTGACTGGCAGGTTTTGATAACTATCAACAACGTTGTTAATTACATTGAACAAGCTGAAGGTATCACGATCATCTCTGGTGATATGGATCCGAGCTATTACATGTATCTAGCTAGCTTGGGTGATGGTGATGCTGCTGATGATGTTATTCTTGGGCACATGTTTGATAACGAAGCTGGAGTCAGGGGGAATCCTCCGGCTGCCAAAAGGGTTGTTGAGGATCTTCCTGTTGTGGAACTTACGGTCGAAGAAGGGGACGTGGTTTGTGCGGTTTGTAAAGATGAAATGGTACTAGAGGAGGAAGTGAAGAGGCTTCCTTGTAGGCATTTGTATCATGGAGAGTGTATTACGCCTTGGCTGGGGATAAGGAATACTTGTCCGGTTTGCCGGTTTGAGCTTCCCACTGATGATCTTGAGTGTGAAAGGCATAGGGGATCACAAAGGAGCAACACCAGTTTTTTCCTTGCCGGGTAG